One window of Candidatus Polarisedimenticolia bacterium genomic DNA carries:
- a CDS encoding tryptophan 2,3-dioxygenase family protein yields the protein MELTYAKYLRLQELLDLQEPRSSPPEHDETLFIVIHQVYELWFKLLLHEFDKIGRDFEAGDLFGAIATFKRVRMILKTLVAQIDILETMTPMSFLAFRDRLETASGFQSAQFRELEFLLGVKRPDMLRYQPPGDASRERLEKRLADRSLVDRFYQFLMTRGVAIPAALRARDVRQPNGPDPEIQEGLLRLYRTQPDAAILLELMTDFDEGLQEWRYRHVKMVERTIGNQRGTGDSPGVEFLKGSLFHPVFPDLWAIRSRV from the coding sequence ATGGAACTGACCTACGCGAAATACCTGAGGCTTCAAGAGCTCCTGGACCTCCAGGAGCCGCGCTCCAGTCCTCCGGAGCACGACGAGACGCTGTTCATCGTCATCCACCAGGTCTACGAGCTCTGGTTCAAGCTGCTCCTGCACGAGTTCGACAAGATCGGCAGGGACTTCGAGGCCGGCGACCTGTTCGGCGCCATCGCCACCTTCAAGCGGGTCCGGATGATCCTCAAGACCCTGGTGGCGCAGATCGACATCCTCGAGACCATGACCCCGATGTCGTTCCTGGCCTTCCGCGACCGGCTCGAGACCGCCTCCGGGTTCCAGTCGGCGCAGTTCCGGGAGCTGGAGTTCCTGCTGGGGGTGAAACGTCCGGACATGCTGCGTTACCAGCCGCCCGGCGACGCATCGCGCGAGCGGCTGGAGAAGCGGCTGGCCGATCGCTCTCTCGTCGATCGCTTCTATCAATTCCTGATGACGCGCGGGGTGGCGATCCCGGCCGCCCTGCGGGCGCGGGACGTGCGCCAGCCGAACGGGCCGGACCCGGAGATCCAGGAGGGGCTCCTGCGCCTGTACCGGACGCAGCCGGACGCCGCGATCCTCCTCGAGCTGATGACCGACTTCGACGAGGGGCTGCAGGAGTGGCGCTACCGCCACGTCAAGATGGTCGAGCGGACCATCGGCAACCAGCGCGGCACCGGCGACTCTCCCGGCGTCGAGTTCCTGAAGGGATCCCTCTTCCACCCGGTCTTCCCCGACCTCTGGGCGATCAGGAGCCGGGTCTGA
- the kynU gene encoding kynureninase, translating to MTAEAFRPDEAFARELDAADPLGRFRDGFEIPAGADGKPAAYLCGHSLGLMPKGARPLVDSEMEDWARLGVAGHFAAGNPWYSYHERFRESGARLVGGRPGDVVMMNSLTVNLHLMMATFYRPAGGRHAILIEAGAFPSDRYAVASQVRHHGFDPEASLILARPRPEESVLRTEDLERLIEERGAEIALVLLPGVQYRTGEVLDTGRLSAAARRQGCRVGLDLAHAVGNVPLRLDEWGVDFAVWCSYKYLNAGPGAVGGCFVHARHGAEPTLPRLAGWWGNDPETRFAMPDEFVPRAGADGWQVSNPPILSMAPLLASLTLFEEAGLESLRARSVRLTGYLLSLIDHVGAARFDVLTPREPARRGCQVSLRVRRGARDLVEALAASGVVCDFREPDVLRVSAAPLYNRFHDVWRFAQVLGRHAA from the coding sequence GTGACGGCGGAAGCCTTCCGACCGGACGAGGCGTTCGCCCGGGAGCTCGACGCCGCCGATCCTCTGGGGCGGTTCCGCGATGGTTTCGAGATCCCCGCGGGCGCCGACGGGAAGCCGGCCGCCTACCTCTGCGGACACTCTCTGGGCCTGATGCCGAAGGGGGCCCGCCCGCTCGTCGACTCGGAGATGGAGGACTGGGCCCGCCTGGGTGTCGCGGGACACTTCGCCGCGGGGAACCCCTGGTATTCGTACCACGAGCGGTTCCGGGAGAGCGGCGCCCGCCTCGTCGGCGGCCGGCCCGGGGATGTCGTGATGATGAACTCCCTCACCGTCAATCTGCATCTCATGATGGCGACCTTCTACCGGCCCGCCGGCGGACGACACGCCATCCTGATCGAGGCGGGGGCCTTTCCCTCCGATCGCTACGCCGTGGCCTCGCAGGTCCGCCACCATGGCTTCGATCCCGAGGCTTCCCTGATCCTGGCCCGCCCCCGGCCGGAGGAATCGGTCCTCCGGACCGAGGATCTGGAACGGCTGATCGAGGAGCGCGGCGCGGAGATCGCGCTGGTCCTCCTGCCCGGTGTGCAGTACCGGACCGGAGAAGTCCTCGACACCGGGCGCCTGTCCGCGGCGGCGCGGCGGCAGGGGTGCCGCGTCGGCCTCGACCTGGCGCACGCGGTGGGGAACGTCCCGCTGCGCCTCGACGAGTGGGGAGTTGATTTCGCGGTCTGGTGCTCCTACAAGTACCTGAACGCCGGGCCGGGCGCCGTGGGTGGCTGTTTCGTTCATGCACGGCACGGCGCCGAGCCGACCCTGCCGCGACTCGCCGGCTGGTGGGGGAACGACCCGGAGACCCGCTTCGCCATGCCCGACGAGTTCGTGCCGCGCGCCGGGGCCGACGGCTGGCAGGTGAGCAACCCGCCGATCCTGTCGATGGCCCCCCTTCTCGCGTCGCTGACCCTCTTCGAGGAGGCGGGGCTCGAGTCGTTGAGAGCCCGATCGGTGCGGCTGACCGGCTATCTGCTGTCCCTCATCGATCACGTGGGGGCCGCTCGCTTCGACGTGCTGACCCCGCGCGAGCCGGCGCGGCGCGGCTGCCAGGTCTCGCTGCGGGTGCGCCGCGGGGCGCGCGACCTGGTCGAGGCGCTCGCCGCATCGGGTGTCGTGTGCGATTTCCGCGAGCCGGACGTCCTGCGCGTCTCGGCGGCGCCGCTCTACAACCGCTTCCACGACGTCTGGCGGTTCGCCCAGGTCCTCGGGAGACATGCGGCATGA
- a CDS encoding SDR family oxidoreductase translates to MSGRRALVCGGTQGIGRACAFELARLGARVTLLARDEARLRAVSDEIARLGAQRPDFLRADFAQPESVRAVVADHVDRTGAIEVLLNNTGGPPGGPITAAPPESFLAAFTAHLVCNQLLAQTLIPGMRQQGFGRIINIVSTSVRQPIEGLGVSNTIRAAVAGWAKTLAGEVGPHGITVNNVLPGATATERLRSLIQAKARAAGLAEEEVERRMKAEIPLGRFASPGEIAAAAGFLATPAAAYITGISLPVDGGRIACL, encoded by the coding sequence TTGAGCGGCAGGAGGGCCCTGGTCTGCGGCGGCACGCAGGGGATCGGCAGGGCCTGCGCCTTCGAGCTGGCCCGTCTCGGCGCGCGGGTCACTCTCCTGGCGCGCGACGAGGCGCGCCTGCGCGCGGTGAGCGACGAGATCGCCCGCCTGGGCGCGCAGCGGCCGGACTTCCTGCGCGCCGACTTCGCCCAGCCGGAGTCGGTGCGCGCCGTGGTCGCCGACCATGTCGATCGGACCGGGGCGATCGAGGTGCTGCTGAACAACACCGGCGGACCGCCGGGTGGGCCGATTACCGCCGCTCCGCCCGAGTCGTTCCTGGCGGCGTTCACGGCCCACCTGGTCTGCAACCAGCTCCTGGCCCAGACGCTCATCCCCGGAATGCGGCAGCAAGGATTCGGCCGGATCATCAACATCGTCTCGACCTCGGTGAGGCAGCCGATCGAGGGGCTGGGGGTCAGCAACACGATCCGGGCGGCGGTCGCGGGCTGGGCCAAGACTCTGGCGGGGGAGGTGGGGCCCCACGGGATCACCGTGAACAATGTCCTGCCGGGGGCGACGGCGACCGAGCGGCTGCGCTCGCTCATCCAGGCGAAGGCGCGGGCGGCGGGGCTCGCCGAAGAGGAGGTGGAGCGCCGGATGAAGGCGGAGATCCCGCTCGGGCGGTTCGCCTCGCCGGGCGAGATCGCCGCCGCGGCCGGGTTCCTCGCCACGCCCGCCGCCGCCTACATCACCGGGATCAGCCTGCCCGTCGACGGCGGCCGGATCGCATGCCTGTGA
- a CDS encoding SpoIIE family protein phosphatase: MRLRNQLILAFVLLAVVPLGAITLYAYHSSTRALRRTVEAESVRAAEEMERRVAAVTSSLSRRIGGLEEIPFPLAAKDPSTPPEDADPQMIGRLLSTLGDAASFIEAFEFHPEPGSGAPAAPRQPGRRAARAPKSPGHPEAPTPPGKRQPIIVHLPKIAGELTKDPEVAPLIQAAMALIPPGEAEKIQKDMMSRLGEQGQMIARIVKEKIEASRAARQADAEKAEIERNEPVQERGLRLKQEFACELKRHGERVGSLKARVSTDRLLRQVLSQTRRDQGEIPFARDGAGNLFTLDAADLARLNDLHLAAEPGAEGPKPDENWVVVTHADEATGLTFGLARPVGESLGEIRRASARNLGAGLGLAAFALFGFLPLSRRMTQNLSDLTRGAERLAAGRLDTQVPVRSSDELGQLAQAFNRMAKELSANQERLVVQERLRKELELCRRIQAELLPKKALHYPFAEVEGLSIPAHELGGDFFNYFGLPAGEVALLMGDVSGKGVPAALLMANLQATLRARLPLETDLAAFADRLDREVDASTPAEVYLTLFLSILDPERRELRYVNAGHESPFLLRRDGRVERLDSTGRPIGLMPGGGYTERRVAIGAGDRLFLYTDGLVDAENESGADFGAGRLETLLGRVIAGEGAGPQALLERVERAYAEHRGAREAADDATLLVLRVGEWAAAPAVRPGKDASAEAAAQA, translated from the coding sequence ATGAGGCTCCGAAATCAGCTCATCCTGGCGTTCGTCCTCCTGGCCGTCGTGCCTCTGGGCGCCATCACGCTGTACGCCTACCACTCGTCCACGCGCGCGCTCCGCCGTACCGTGGAGGCGGAGTCGGTCCGCGCCGCAGAGGAGATGGAGCGCCGGGTGGCGGCCGTCACCTCCAGCCTCAGCCGGCGCATCGGAGGGCTGGAAGAGATCCCCTTCCCACTCGCGGCCAAGGACCCGTCGACCCCCCCGGAGGACGCCGACCCTCAGATGATTGGCCGATTGCTGTCGACTCTCGGCGATGCGGCCTCGTTCATCGAGGCGTTCGAATTCCACCCGGAGCCGGGCTCCGGGGCGCCGGCGGCGCCGCGGCAGCCGGGACGGCGCGCGGCGCGGGCGCCGAAGAGCCCCGGGCATCCCGAGGCGCCCACCCCGCCGGGGAAGAGGCAGCCGATCATCGTCCATCTCCCGAAGATCGCCGGCGAGCTCACAAAGGATCCAGAAGTGGCGCCGCTCATCCAGGCGGCGATGGCGCTGATCCCGCCGGGTGAAGCAGAGAAGATCCAGAAGGACATGATGTCGCGCCTCGGCGAGCAGGGACAGATGATCGCGCGCATCGTGAAGGAGAAGATCGAGGCGTCGCGCGCCGCCAGGCAGGCCGATGCAGAGAAAGCCGAGATCGAAAGGAACGAACCGGTCCAGGAGAGAGGGCTGCGGCTGAAACAGGAGTTCGCCTGCGAGCTGAAGCGGCACGGGGAACGGGTCGGCAGCCTCAAGGCGAGGGTGAGCACCGACCGGCTGCTGCGGCAGGTCCTGTCGCAGACGCGGCGGGACCAGGGAGAAATCCCGTTCGCCCGGGACGGAGCCGGCAACCTGTTCACGCTCGACGCCGCCGACCTGGCCAGGCTGAACGATCTCCACCTCGCGGCCGAGCCCGGGGCGGAGGGCCCGAAACCGGATGAGAATTGGGTGGTCGTGACCCACGCCGACGAGGCCACCGGCCTGACGTTCGGACTCGCCCGCCCCGTCGGGGAGTCGCTCGGGGAGATCCGGCGCGCCTCGGCGCGCAACCTGGGGGCCGGCCTCGGTCTCGCGGCGTTCGCCCTGTTCGGCTTCCTCCCCCTGTCGCGGCGAATGACCCAGAACCTGTCCGACCTGACGCGCGGCGCCGAGCGGCTGGCCGCCGGTCGCCTCGACACCCAGGTGCCGGTGCGCTCGAGCGACGAGCTGGGCCAGCTGGCGCAGGCGTTCAACCGGATGGCGAAGGAGCTGAGCGCCAACCAGGAACGGCTGGTCGTGCAGGAGCGCCTGCGCAAGGAGCTCGAGCTGTGCCGCAGGATCCAGGCCGAGCTCCTGCCCAAGAAGGCGCTCCACTACCCGTTCGCGGAGGTCGAGGGGCTCTCCATCCCGGCCCACGAGCTGGGAGGGGACTTCTTCAACTACTTCGGCCTGCCGGCGGGGGAGGTCGCCCTGCTGATGGGGGACGTCTCCGGCAAGGGGGTGCCGGCCGCTCTCCTGATGGCGAACCTGCAGGCGACCCTCCGGGCGCGGCTCCCGCTCGAGACCGACCTCGCCGCGTTCGCGGACCGGCTCGACCGCGAGGTGGATGCGAGCACTCCCGCCGAGGTGTACCTGACCCTGTTCCTGAGCATCCTCGATCCCGAGCGCCGCGAGCTGCGCTACGTCAACGCCGGGCACGAGAGCCCGTTCCTCCTGCGCCGGGACGGCCGCGTCGAGCGGCTCGACTCCACCGGCCGGCCGATCGGCCTGATGCCCGGAGGCGGCTACACCGAGCGCCGGGTCGCCATCGGGGCCGGCGACCGGCTCTTCCTGTATACCGACGGCCTGGTGGACGCCGAGAACGAGTCGGGGGCCGACTTCGGCGCCGGGCGCCTCGAGACCTTGCTGGGGCGCGTCATTGCGGGGGAAGGAGCCGGGCCTCAGGCCCTCCTGGAGAGGGTCGAGCGGGCCTATGCCGAGCACCGCGGAGCGCGTGAGGCGGCCGACGACGCGACCCTCCTGGTCCTCCGCGTGGGGGAATGGGCCGCCGCTCCCGCCGTCCGACCCGGCAAGGACGCCTCGGCGGAGGCGGCCGCGCAGGCATAA
- a CDS encoding NAD(P)/FAD-dependent oxidoreductase, protein MNAPSAGAGATDRGTAVLVGAGLGGSLMAILLGQAGYAVRVFERRADPRSATIQAGRSINLALSARGIHALKQAGIDREVLAMAVPMRGRMIHGTGGRTDFQPYGTRADQVNHSVSRGELNLALVNAAEKSADVRFAFGRRCESIDPDRGEVVLAGGAEAGPRTEAGGFIVGADGAFSVVRRALMRQDRFEYSQSFLSHGYKELTIPAGPGGRFLLEREALHIWPRGGFMMIALPNRDGSFTCTLFLPFEGENSFASLAAGADVERFFARVFPDAVGLLPEIAAQYVTNPTGSMVTIRCSPWRHAGRVVLLGDACHAVVPFHGQGANAAFEDCVVLRDCLRRHADDPEAAFGAFERLRRENTDALADLSIANFEEMKHHTGSRLFLLKKSLEKGLHRLFPAWFVPLYMMISFTLTPYAEARRRARRQARAIALAAASALFAAVAFVLWLSRG, encoded by the coding sequence ATGAACGCGCCTTCGGCCGGAGCGGGGGCGACAGACCGCGGGACGGCCGTCCTGGTCGGCGCCGGCCTGGGCGGGTCGCTCATGGCGATCCTGCTCGGCCAGGCGGGGTACGCCGTCCGGGTGTTCGAGCGGCGCGCCGATCCGCGCTCGGCGACGATCCAGGCGGGTCGGTCGATCAACCTCGCCCTGTCCGCCCGGGGCATCCACGCGTTGAAGCAGGCCGGCATCGACCGGGAGGTCCTGGCGATGGCCGTCCCGATGCGCGGACGGATGATCCACGGGACGGGCGGCCGGACCGATTTCCAGCCGTACGGGACGCGCGCCGACCAGGTGAACCACTCGGTCTCCCGGGGGGAGCTGAATCTCGCCCTGGTGAACGCCGCGGAGAAGTCGGCCGACGTCCGCTTCGCGTTCGGGCGCCGGTGCGAGTCGATCGATCCCGATCGCGGCGAGGTGGTCCTGGCAGGCGGCGCCGAGGCCGGGCCGAGGACGGAGGCGGGCGGCTTCATCGTCGGGGCGGACGGCGCCTTCTCGGTCGTCCGCCGGGCGCTCATGAGGCAGGACCGGTTCGAGTACAGCCAGTCGTTCCTGTCGCATGGCTACAAGGAGCTGACGATCCCGGCGGGGCCCGGCGGGCGCTTCCTTCTGGAGCGGGAGGCCCTGCACATCTGGCCGCGCGGCGGATTCATGATGATCGCCCTTCCCAATCGCGACGGATCGTTCACCTGCACGCTCTTCCTGCCGTTCGAAGGGGAGAACAGCTTCGCGTCGCTCGCGGCCGGGGCGGACGTCGAGCGCTTCTTCGCGCGCGTCTTCCCGGATGCCGTGGGGCTCCTGCCCGAAATCGCCGCGCAGTACGTCACGAATCCGACCGGCTCGATGGTGACGATCCGCTGCAGCCCGTGGCGCCACGCCGGCCGGGTCGTCCTCCTGGGCGACGCCTGCCACGCCGTCGTCCCGTTCCACGGACAGGGGGCCAACGCCGCCTTCGAGGACTGCGTCGTCCTTCGCGATTGTTTGAGGCGCCATGCGGACGACCCGGAGGCGGCCTTCGGCGCCTTCGAGCGGCTGCGCCGCGAGAACACCGACGCCCTGGCCGACCTGTCGATCGCCAACTTCGAGGAGATGAAGCACCACACCGGATCGCGCCTGTTCCTGCTGAAGAAGTCGCTCGAGAAGGGGCTGCACCGCCTGTTTCCCGCGTGGTTCGTGCCCCTCTACATGATGATCTCCTTTACCCTGACTCCGTACGCCGAGGCCCGCCGCCGCGCCCGCCGCCAGGCGCGCGCCATCGCGCTGGCCGCGGCCTCGGCCCTGTTCGCCGCCGTGGCGTTCGTTCTCTGGCTCTCCCGGGGGTGA
- a CDS encoding oligopeptide:H+ symporter, producing MTNTGGWAGHPRGLSTLFFTEMWERFSYYGMRAFLILYMTTPPAAGGLGFDVKHAGSIYGTYTGSIWLVTIGGGLVADRLLGAYRSVLIGGIIIALGHFTLAFKSLPFFYAGLALIVLGTGLLKPNATTMLGSLYDAEDARRDAG from the coding sequence ATGACGAACACCGGGGGATGGGCCGGTCATCCGCGCGGGCTGTCGACGCTCTTCTTCACCGAGATGTGGGAGCGCTTCAGCTACTACGGGATGCGCGCCTTTCTGATCCTGTACATGACGACCCCCCCGGCCGCCGGCGGGCTGGGCTTCGACGTGAAGCACGCGGGCTCGATCTACGGCACGTACACCGGCAGCATCTGGCTCGTGACGATCGGCGGCGGCCTCGTGGCCGACCGGCTCCTGGGGGCCTACCGCAGCGTCCTGATCGGCGGCATCATCATCGCGCTCGGTCATTTCACCCTGGCGTTCAAGAGCCTGCCGTTCTTCTACGCGGGCCTGGCCCTCATCGTGCTCGGCACCGGCCTCCTGAAGCCGAACGCCACGACCATGCTCGGGTCGTTGTACGACGCGGAGGACGCGCGGCGCGACGCCGG
- a CDS encoding 3-hydroxyanthranilate 3,4-dioxygenase — protein MQPLAAFNLKAWIDEHRHLLKPPVGNVLVFKDANFQVMIVGGPNRRNDYHIDAGEELFYQLEGDIVLRVIENGKPRDIPIREGDMLLLPPFVPHSPQRPAGTVGMVVERQRLPDEEDRFRWYCEGCGAVLHEAALYVTDLGTQLKPILEGFRNSESLRTCKSCGKVSS, from the coding sequence ATGCAGCCGCTGGCCGCATTCAACCTCAAGGCCTGGATCGACGAGCACCGGCATCTCCTGAAACCGCCGGTCGGGAACGTCCTGGTCTTCAAGGACGCGAACTTCCAGGTGATGATCGTCGGCGGGCCGAACCGGCGGAACGACTACCACATCGACGCGGGGGAGGAGCTGTTCTACCAGCTCGAAGGGGACATCGTCCTCAGGGTCATCGAAAACGGCAAGCCGCGGGACATCCCGATTCGCGAGGGGGACATGCTCCTCCTGCCCCCGTTCGTGCCGCATTCCCCGCAGCGGCCGGCCGGCACCGTCGGCATGGTGGTCGAGCGGCAGCGCCTCCCCGATGAAGAGGACCGCTTCCGCTGGTACTGCGAGGGGTGCGGCGCCGTCCTGCACGAGGCGGCGCTCTACGTCACCGACCTCGGAACGCAGCTGAAACCGATCCTCGAGGGATTCAGGAACAGTGAGTCGCTCCGCACCTGCAAGTCGTGCGGCAAGGTCTCGTCCTGA
- a CDS encoding aldehyde dehydrogenase: MPVIANYIDGALVEPASGRYLDNLEPATGAAYSSVGDGDERDVERAVEAARRAFPAWSGLPAEERARLLLAIAARIESRLEDLARAESIDTGKPLALARALDIPRAARNFRFFATAALHDHSESHATDRKAINYTLRRPRGVAGLISPWNLPLYLLTWKVAPALAVGNTAVAKPSELTPMTAHMLAEIARDAGLPPGVLNIVHGRGASVGAAIARHPEILTLSFTGSTATGADIARNAAPLFKKVALEMGGKNPNIIFADADHDEAVAAALKAAFTNQGEICLSGSRLFVEQEAYRSFVEDFTGRASRLRLGDPLDPDTEQGALISAAHRDKVLGYIEQARRDGGRILCGGGPPRTAVSERCRGGFFVEPTVITDLPVASSVNREEIFGPVVTITPFRSEDEVVAWANGTDYGLAASVWTESLPRAHRLAERIASGTVWINCWMLRDLRVPFGGMKRSGLGREGGEEALRFFTEPKNVCIQFPHDASGD, translated from the coding sequence ATGCCTGTGATCGCGAACTACATCGACGGCGCCCTGGTGGAGCCGGCCTCCGGCCGGTACCTCGACAATCTCGAGCCGGCCACCGGGGCCGCGTACTCGTCGGTCGGGGACGGCGACGAGCGCGACGTCGAGCGGGCGGTCGAGGCGGCCCGCCGGGCGTTCCCGGCCTGGTCCGGCCTGCCTGCCGAGGAGCGCGCCAGGCTGCTGCTCGCCATCGCCGCTCGGATCGAGTCCCGTCTCGAGGACCTGGCGCGCGCCGAGAGCATCGACACCGGAAAGCCTCTCGCGCTGGCGCGCGCTCTCGACATTCCGCGGGCGGCCAGGAACTTCCGGTTCTTCGCCACGGCGGCGCTGCACGATCATTCCGAGTCGCACGCCACCGACCGGAAGGCGATCAACTACACGCTGCGCCGGCCGCGCGGTGTCGCCGGCCTGATCTCCCCCTGGAACCTGCCTCTCTATCTCCTGACCTGGAAGGTCGCCCCCGCCCTGGCGGTCGGGAACACCGCGGTGGCGAAGCCTTCCGAGCTGACGCCCATGACCGCCCACATGCTGGCGGAGATCGCCCGGGACGCGGGGCTCCCTCCGGGCGTCCTCAACATCGTCCACGGGCGCGGCGCGAGCGTCGGAGCGGCGATCGCGCGCCACCCGGAGATCCTGACCCTGTCGTTCACCGGGAGCACCGCGACCGGGGCGGACATCGCCAGGAACGCCGCCCCGCTGTTCAAGAAGGTGGCGCTCGAGATGGGGGGGAAGAACCCGAACATCATCTTCGCGGATGCCGACCACGACGAGGCGGTCGCGGCCGCTCTCAAGGCGGCGTTCACCAACCAGGGGGAGATCTGTCTGAGCGGCTCCCGCCTGTTCGTCGAGCAGGAGGCCTACAGGAGCTTCGTCGAGGACTTCACGGGCCGGGCGTCGCGGCTGCGCCTCGGCGATCCTCTCGATCCGGACACCGAGCAGGGGGCCCTGATCTCGGCCGCCCACCGCGACAAGGTCCTGGGGTACATCGAGCAGGCCCGACGGGACGGCGGCCGGATCCTGTGCGGCGGCGGCCCGCCGAGGACGGCCGTCAGCGAGCGCTGCCGCGGGGGCTTCTTCGTCGAGCCGACGGTGATCACGGACCTCCCGGTCGCGTCGAGCGTGAACCGGGAGGAGATCTTCGGGCCGGTCGTCACGATCACGCCGTTCCGGAGCGAGGACGAGGTCGTCGCCTGGGCGAACGGCACCGACTACGGTCTCGCCGCTTCGGTCTGGACCGAGAGCCTGCCGCGGGCCCACCGCCTGGCCGAACGCATCGCCTCGGGGACCGTCTGGATCAACTGCTGGATGCTGCGCGATCTGCGCGTGCCGTTCGGCGGCATGAAGCGCAGCGGGCTCGGGCGCGAGGGGGGAGAGGAGGCGCTTCGCTTCTTCACCGAGCCGAAAAACGTCTGCATCCAGTTCCCGCACGATGCGTCGGGAGATTGA
- a CDS encoding amidohydrolase family protein: MKIDVHTHILPSALPDLGARYGSGGFVRMEHLRPGSARLTIDGAFFRDVPETCYDPARRLEECDRHGVGVQVLSTVPVMFSYRARPEHALDLARLLNDHIAATVSEHPRRFVGLGTLPMQDPGAAVRELERCVRELGLVGVQIGTHVNAWNLDRAEIFPVFQSASDLGAAVFVHPWEMLGSERMPRYWLPWLVGMPAELALALCSLIFGGVLERLPRLRIAFAHGGGAFPGTLGRIERGFHARPDLCAVDNPVSPRAHLGKFFVDSLVHDPDTLRFLLRLVGPDRVALGSDYPFPLGEEVPGRMIETMTDLTPDVKDRLLAGTALQFLGRRREDFLP, translated from the coding sequence CTGAAGATTGACGTCCATACCCACATCCTGCCATCCGCGCTTCCCGATCTGGGCGCGCGATACGGCTCCGGCGGGTTCGTCCGCATGGAGCATCTGCGTCCGGGCTCGGCGCGCCTGACGATCGACGGGGCGTTCTTCCGGGACGTGCCCGAGACCTGCTACGACCCGGCGCGACGCCTGGAGGAGTGCGACCGTCACGGGGTCGGCGTGCAGGTCCTGTCGACCGTGCCGGTGATGTTCTCCTACCGGGCCCGCCCGGAGCACGCGCTCGACCTGGCCCGCCTGCTCAACGACCACATCGCGGCGACCGTCAGCGAGCATCCGCGGCGATTCGTCGGGCTCGGTACCCTGCCGATGCAGGACCCCGGTGCCGCCGTCCGCGAGCTGGAGCGGTGCGTCCGCGAGCTGGGGCTGGTCGGGGTGCAGATCGGCACGCACGTCAACGCCTGGAACCTCGATCGGGCGGAGATCTTCCCCGTCTTCCAGAGCGCCAGCGATCTCGGCGCCGCGGTGTTCGTCCATCCCTGGGAGATGCTGGGCTCCGAGCGCATGCCCAGGTACTGGCTGCCATGGCTCGTGGGCATGCCGGCCGAGCTGGCGCTCGCCCTGTGCTCCCTGATCTTCGGCGGAGTCCTGGAGCGGCTGCCGCGCCTGCGAATCGCCTTCGCCCACGGCGGCGGCGCCTTCCCGGGGACCCTCGGGAGGATCGAGCGCGGCTTCCACGCCCGCCCCGACCTGTGCGCGGTGGACAACCCGGTCAGCCCGCGCGCCCACCTGGGCAAGTTCTTCGTCGACTCGCTGGTCCACGATCCCGATACGCTCCGCTTTCTCCTGCGCCTCGTCGGCCCCGACCGGGTGGCGCTCGGATCCGACTACCCGTTTCCGCTTGGCGAGGAGGTCCCCGGCAGGATGATCGAGACGATGACCGATCTCACCCCCGACGTGAAGGACCGCCTGCTCGCCGGCACGGCGCTGCAATTCCTCGGGAGGCGGCGCGAGGACTTCCTGCCGTGA
- a CDS encoding Rid family detoxifying hydrolase — translation MKGEKDGSIQSPRAPEPVGPYPHARRAGGFLFLSGIGPRTRGSKEIPGVTRDAAGRVVAHDIVAQCRSVFQNVRTVLEDAGSSWDRIVDVTVFLTSMDDFAEYNRIYAEHFKDDRPSRTTVEVTRLPTDIAIELKVIATID, via the coding sequence ATGAAGGGTGAGAAGGACGGCTCGATCCAGAGCCCGAGGGCGCCGGAGCCGGTCGGGCCGTACCCGCACGCCCGCCGGGCCGGCGGCTTCCTGTTCCTGTCCGGCATCGGGCCGCGGACGCGCGGATCGAAGGAGATCCCGGGCGTGACGCGCGACGCCGCCGGGCGGGTCGTGGCGCACGACATCGTCGCGCAGTGCCGCTCCGTTTTCCAGAACGTCCGCACGGTCCTCGAGGATGCCGGCTCGTCGTGGGACCGAATCGTCGACGTGACGGTCTTCCTGACCAGCATGGACGATTTCGCGGAGTACAACCGGATCTACGCCGAGCACTTCAAGGACGACCGCCCGTCGCGCACCACCGTCGAGGTCACGCGCCTGCCGACCGACATCGCCATCGAGCTGAAGGTGATCGCCACGATCGATTGA
- a CDS encoding thioredoxin family protein — MVKTLSTMLELGTGAPDFSLPDVVSGRTISLKTFEDAKALLVMFICRHCPYVKHVQEELARLGADYQARDVAIVAISSNDASEFPDDRPVSLREMAVALGFTFPFCHDATQDVAKAYTAACTPDFFLFDAARRLVYRGQLDDSRPDSGRPVTGRDLRAALDAVLSGRPVDADQKPSLGCNIKWRSGNEPGYFPVRT, encoded by the coding sequence ATGGTGAAGACCTTGTCGACCATGCTGGAGCTGGGCACCGGGGCGCCGGATTTCAGCCTGCCCGATGTCGTCTCCGGCCGGACGATCTCCCTCAAGACGTTCGAGGACGCCAAGGCGCTCCTCGTGATGTTCATCTGCCGCCACTGTCCCTACGTCAAGCACGTCCAGGAGGAGCTGGCGCGCCTCGGGGCCGACTACCAGGCCCGGGACGTGGCGATCGTGGCCATCAGCTCGAACGACGCGTCGGAGTTCCCCGACGACCGTCCCGTGAGCCTGCGGGAGATGGCCGTCGCACTCGGCTTCACGTTCCCGTTCTGCCACGACGCGACCCAGGATGTCGCGAAGGCGTACACCGCCGCCTGCACGCCGGACTTCTTCCTCTTCGATGCCGCGAGACGGCTGGTCTACCGCGGGCAGCTGGACGACAGCCGCCCGGACAGCGGCCGCCCGGTGACCGGTCGCGATCTGCGGGCGGCGCTCGACGCTGTCCTCTCCGGTCGGCCGGTCGACGCCGACCAGAAGCCGAGCCTGGGGTGCAACATCAAGTGGAGATCGGGCAACGAGCCGGGTTATTTCCCGGTGCGGACGTAG